One region of Triticum aestivum cultivar Chinese Spring chromosome 6B, IWGSC CS RefSeq v2.1, whole genome shotgun sequence genomic DNA includes:
- the LOC123136287 gene encoding histone H2A, with product MDASATVATGKGKKGAAGRKAGGPRKKSVSRSVKAGLQFPVGRIGRFLKKGRYAQRVGSGAPVYLAAVLEYLAAELLELAGNAAKDNKKSRIIPRHLLLAIRNDEELGKLLAGITIAHGGVIPNINPVLLPKKTAEKSPKEPKSPKKTAKSPKKA from the coding sequence ATGGACGCCTCCGCCACCGTAGCCACCGGGAAGGGGAAGAAGGGCGCGGCCGGGCGCAAGGCGGGCGGCCCCAGGAAGAAGTCGGTGTCGCGGTCCGTCAAGGCCGGGCTCCAGTTCCCCGTCGGCCGCATCGGGCGCTTCCTCAAGAAGGGCCGCTACGCGCAGCGCGTCGGCTCCGGCGCCCCCGTCTACCTCGcggccgtcctcgagtacctcgCCGCCGAGCTGCTGGAGCTCGCTGGCAACGCCGCCAAGGACAACAAGAAGAGCCGCATCATCCCCCGCCACCTGCTGCTCGCCATCAGGAACGACGAGGAGCTCGGCAAGCTGCTCGCCGGCATCACCATCGCGCACGGCGGCGTCATCCCCAACATCAACCCGGTGCTGCTCCccaagaagacggccgagaagtcCCCCAAGGAGCCCAAGTCGCCCAAGAAGACCGCCAAGTCCCCCAAGAAGGCTTAG